The following proteins are co-located in the Echinicola sp. 20G genome:
- a CDS encoding GH116 family glycosyl hydrolase: MKKAILFLVLFINLSLAFSQNSGDPKWIWQEEEGPANSWMAFRKTIDLEKVPNKALTKIAADTKYWLWINGEMVLFEGGLARGAAPNTIYYDPIDLAPYLKKGQNTIAILVWYWGRTRKTHEDSGCGGLYVAAEWEEDLNTNTSWKMNIHPAYDPNSGGGGGSANRVNAYNVRFDARKAMADWTDQAWYTPAFDDSNWPTPIEKGKANTKPWGDMVKRAIPQWNDRGLSDYTSIHIEQGEWKLSLPYKNTTDSAVVLSAKLPFNQQITPYLKVKSIAGDTIVIDTDNDFNLLQSKYITREGEQEFEGFTWFNGHSVEYTIPIGVEVLELKYRWTGVGEMTGVFQCNDDFYTRLWWMARNTLYVCARDNYMDCPDRERGLWIGDVADQTGAVFYTLDKPGRLLLKKAIDNTIAYSAGDTIQGLAPGFGAYRGASSELTGQSLQYIDQGIWSYYYNTGDQSTLETAYPAVLSYLKLWEMKPNGLPEHRQGYANWVDWGVDPDPVPVNVILYYMALKAAKKMAVTLNKNEDIAWYTKRILSIKETFEGEYWQGTYYGRANMPIEERTSALAIISGLANEKHFDTLVDSVLIPVQKASPHMEWMAEEAIMLTGQYDKGLSRMRQRYESQVKMDWLTTLYEKYHPQLRGTYNHAWNAPNYVLSRYIAGIKATDVAWSKYEVKPNMAHLTHVKQIVPSVKGDIMLEVDKNDGNYILDLTSPAQTTATIFIPAKGRISVNGKVVWKEGQFKNKVPQVNFIQADDEFISLEVKPGVWKIKAMD, encoded by the coding sequence GTGAAAAAAGCAATTTTATTTCTAGTACTGTTCATTAATTTATCCCTTGCATTTTCGCAGAATTCGGGTGATCCCAAATGGATATGGCAAGAGGAAGAAGGTCCTGCCAATTCATGGATGGCATTCAGAAAAACAATCGATCTTGAAAAAGTTCCCAATAAGGCCCTGACAAAAATAGCGGCGGATACGAAATATTGGCTATGGATAAATGGAGAGATGGTGTTGTTCGAAGGCGGATTGGCCCGCGGAGCAGCCCCAAATACCATTTATTATGACCCAATTGATTTGGCTCCATATCTAAAAAAAGGACAAAATACAATTGCTATTTTGGTTTGGTACTGGGGACGTACCCGAAAGACCCATGAAGATAGTGGCTGTGGAGGCCTCTATGTAGCAGCCGAGTGGGAAGAAGATCTGAATACGAATACATCTTGGAAAATGAACATTCACCCGGCCTATGATCCCAATAGCGGGGGAGGTGGTGGTTCTGCCAATCGGGTGAATGCTTATAATGTAAGATTTGATGCCAGAAAAGCAATGGCCGACTGGACGGACCAAGCTTGGTACACCCCCGCTTTTGACGACAGCAACTGGCCAACACCAATCGAAAAAGGAAAGGCCAATACCAAACCATGGGGAGATATGGTGAAACGGGCCATTCCTCAGTGGAACGATCGCGGTCTATCCGACTATACATCTATCCATATAGAACAAGGTGAATGGAAGCTCAGCCTTCCTTACAAGAACACAACGGACAGTGCTGTGGTACTGAGTGCAAAACTCCCCTTTAACCAGCAAATTACCCCCTATCTGAAAGTAAAAAGTATAGCAGGGGATACTATTGTTATCGATACAGATAATGACTTTAATCTTTTACAATCAAAATACATCACGAGAGAAGGAGAGCAGGAATTTGAGGGATTTACTTGGTTCAATGGCCATTCGGTAGAGTACACTATTCCAATAGGAGTGGAAGTACTGGAGTTGAAATATCGTTGGACAGGAGTGGGTGAAATGACAGGTGTATTCCAATGTAATGACGATTTCTATACCCGGCTTTGGTGGATGGCCAGAAATACGCTTTATGTGTGCGCCCGTGATAATTATATGGATTGTCCCGATAGGGAACGTGGTCTATGGATAGGTGATGTGGCCGATCAAACTGGGGCTGTGTTTTATACCTTGGATAAACCCGGTCGCTTATTACTTAAAAAAGCCATTGATAATACCATTGCCTATAGTGCTGGTGATACCATTCAAGGTTTGGCACCGGGATTTGGTGCATATCGCGGGGCAAGTAGTGAACTGACAGGTCAAAGCCTCCAATATATCGATCAGGGCATATGGAGTTATTATTACAATACAGGAGACCAATCCACGCTAGAAACTGCCTACCCTGCTGTATTGAGCTATTTGAAACTCTGGGAAATGAAGCCCAATGGTCTGCCGGAACATCGTCAGGGCTATGCCAATTGGGTTGATTGGGGTGTAGATCCTGATCCAGTCCCTGTAAATGTGATCTTGTACTATATGGCTTTAAAGGCTGCTAAAAAGATGGCGGTAACTTTAAACAAAAACGAGGATATAGCATGGTATACCAAACGCATCCTCAGTATCAAAGAGACCTTCGAAGGTGAATATTGGCAGGGGACTTATTATGGGAGAGCGAATATGCCCATCGAGGAACGGACCAGTGCATTGGCCATCATTAGCGGTCTGGCTAACGAAAAGCATTTTGACACCTTGGTGGATAGTGTGTTGATCCCGGTCCAAAAAGCCAGTCCGCATATGGAGTGGATGGCCGAAGAGGCCATCATGCTCACTGGACAATACGATAAAGGTTTGTCGCGTATGCGCCAACGCTACGAAAGCCAAGTGAAGATGGATTGGCTGACGACCTTGTACGAAAAGTACCATCCTCAATTGCGGGGTACCTATAACCATGCGTGGAACGCTCCCAATTATGTGCTGTCAAGATATATTGCCGGTATTAAGGCAACTGACGTAGCTTGGAGCAAATACGAAGTTAAGCCTAATATGGCCCATCTCACTCATGTAAAGCAAATAGTGCCCAGTGTGAAGGGGGATATCATGCTTGAAGTTGATAAAAATGATGGTAATTATATCCTAGACCTTACCTCACCAGCTCAAACAACAGCTACTATTTTCATCCCGGCAAAAGGGCGGATAAGTGTGAATGGAAAAGTAGTCTGGAAGGAAGGACAATTCAAGAACAAGGTTCCTCAGGTGAATTTTATCCAGGCAGATGATGAGTTTATAAGTCTTGAAGTAAAACCTGGTGTATGGAAAATTAAGGCAATGGATTGA